From a single Arcobacter sp. CECT 8986 genomic region:
- the fabD gene encoding ACP S-malonyltransferase gives MKKVAFIFPGQGSQKIGMGKDFFENSEIAKEMISKASERLGIDFEELLFEENDKIGQTEYTQPAILLVSSIANKIFNDKYDIKPEFVLGHSLGEFSALVSAGAIDYLDAIELVHKRGIFMNEACAGAGAGMMALVGLDDSTVEKMCEEQRENGLKVWAANYNMDGQIVLAGLKADLESLVDTFKEAGAKRAIVLDMSVASHCELLQSAVENLRPYLEEYLKDEFLTDVISNVTAKAYNTKEEAIELLSEQLINPVKYKHSVSSKESEVDAFIEFGNGIVLKGLNRKITKKPTYNVSDIDTLNKTIEALNE, from the coding sequence ATGAAAAAAGTTGCTTTTATTTTCCCTGGACAAGGAAGCCAAAAAATTGGTATGGGAAAAGATTTTTTTGAAAATAGTGAAATTGCAAAAGAGATGATTTCAAAAGCAAGTGAAAGATTAGGAATTGATTTTGAAGAATTACTATTTGAAGAAAATGATAAAATAGGGCAAACAGAATATACTCAACCTGCAATATTATTAGTTTCTTCAATTGCAAATAAAATATTCAATGACAAGTATGATATTAAACCTGAATTTGTATTAGGTCATTCATTAGGTGAATTTTCTGCGTTAGTTAGTGCTGGTGCAATAGATTACTTAGATGCAATCGAATTAGTTCATAAAAGAGGTATTTTTATGAATGAAGCTTGTGCAGGAGCAGGTGCTGGTATGATGGCATTAGTTGGATTAGATGATTCAACTGTTGAAAAAATGTGTGAAGAACAAAGAGAAAATGGCTTAAAAGTTTGGGCAGCAAACTATAATATGGATGGACAAATTGTTCTTGCTGGTTTAAAAGCTGATTTAGAAAGTTTAGTTGATACATTCAAAGAAGCTGGAGCAAAAAGAGCAATTGTTCTTGATATGTCCGTTGCAAGCCATTGTGAATTATTACAAAGTGCAGTTGAAAATTTAAGACCATATTTAGAAGAGTATTTAAAAGATGAGTTCTTAACTGATGTTATATCAAATGTTACTGCAAAAGCTTATAATACAAAAGAAGAAGCTATAGAGCTTTTATCTGAGCAATTAATTAATCCTGTAAAATATAAACATTCAGTTTCTTCAAAAGAATCAGAAGTTGATGCTTTTATAGAATTTGGTAATGGAATAGTTCTTAAAGGTTTAAATAGAAAAATCACAAAAAAACCTACTTACAATGTTAGTGATATAGATACATTAAATAAAACAATAGAGGCTTTAAATGAATAA
- a CDS encoding FKBP-type peptidyl-prolyl cis-trans isomerase — MSNKVIGIEYTLKDANSGEHLDSNVGGAPLEFVSGKGQIIPGLETKLVEMALNEEADVLVEPKDAYGEYNEEAMQTLPKEQFAGIELQEGMSLYGTGENGETVQVTVKSFSDNDVTIDYNHPMAGRSLMFSVAVLSLRDATAEEVETGVVGGMAAMGGGCCGGGHHDHDHGEGGCCSSEGGQSHGGGCGCGH; from the coding sequence ATGTCAAATAAAGTAATTGGAATAGAGTACACACTTAAGGATGCAAATTCTGGTGAGCACTTAGATTCAAATGTAGGTGGAGCACCACTAGAGTTCGTTTCTGGAAAAGGTCAAATAATTCCAGGTTTAGAAACAAAATTAGTTGAAATGGCTTTAAATGAAGAAGCAGACGTATTAGTTGAACCAAAAGATGCATATGGTGAGTATAATGAAGAAGCTATGCAAACTTTACCAAAAGAACAATTTGCTGGTATTGAATTACAAGAAGGTATGAGTCTTTATGGTACAGGTGAAAATGGTGAAACTGTACAAGTTACTGTAAAATCTTTTTCAGATAATGATGTAACAATTGATTATAATCACCCAATGGCTGGTAGAAGTTTAATGTTCTCTGTAGCTGTATTATCTTTAAGAGATGCAACTGCTGAAGAAGTTGAAACAGGTGTTGTTGGTGGAATGGCTGCTATGGGTGGCGGTTGTTGTGGTGGTGGTCACCATGACCATGATCACGGTGAAGGTGGTTGTTGTTCATCTGAAGGTGGACAAAGTCACGGTGGTGGATGCGGTTGCGGACACTAA
- a CDS encoding tetratricopeptide repeat protein, translating to MKIKITSIILLSSLAFANEVSVFGAGNLNTDKPYGLNSTEKYILKNKNDLGKIDTKFKGVKTTLESLSQRIDGIESIYEGDSKKLNDTVLNVNNIIKKLEETQNINTKNTTDIENLKNVTSQLLTMQEDIQKENKKNIDTLKKAIDKLVKEVNDINKKYVSVSELKSNMKQFVTVDEFNAFKNSLGQKTNTKTKSSTKTKKLSFADKKKMLDEAKRLFKKDYFTKAIPMFEQLVDANYKPAESNYYLGEMWYYRDKYDKAIKYFKQSAVLYDKASWMPKLLLHSAISFEKIKDYTNATKFYSTLIDVYPSSEEAKIATKNKSKL from the coding sequence ATGAAAATAAAAATCACATCTATAATCTTATTATCTTCATTAGCATTTGCTAATGAAGTTTCTGTTTTTGGCGCAGGTAATTTAAATACTGATAAACCTTATGGTTTAAATAGTACTGAAAAATATATTCTTAAAAACAAAAATGATTTAGGTAAAATTGATACTAAATTTAAAGGTGTTAAAACAACACTAGAATCGCTTAGTCAAAGAATTGATGGTATAGAGTCAATATATGAAGGTGATTCAAAAAAACTTAATGATACAGTATTAAATGTAAATAATATTATTAAAAAACTTGAAGAAACTCAAAATATAAATACGAAAAATACTACAGATATTGAAAATTTAAAAAATGTAACTAGTCAGTTATTGACAATGCAAGAAGATATTCAAAAAGAGAATAAAAAAAATATAGATACATTAAAAAAAGCAATTGATAAATTAGTAAAAGAAGTAAATGATATTAATAAAAAATATGTTTCAGTATCAGAACTTAAATCAAATATGAAACAGTTTGTAACAGTAGATGAATTTAATGCTTTTAAAAATAGTTTAGGCCAAAAAACTAATACAAAAACAAAATCATCTACTAAAACAAAAAAGTTATCATTCGCAGACAAAAAAAAGATGTTGGATGAAGCAAAGCGATTGTTTAAAAAAGATTATTTTACAAAAGCAATTCCAATGTTTGAACAGTTAGTTGATGCAAATTATAAACCTGCTGAAAGTAATTATTATCTTGGTGAAATGTGGTATTACAGAGATAAATATGACAAAGCAATAAAATATTTTAAACAATCAGCTGTATTGTATGATAAAGCCTCTTGGATGCCTAAGCTTTTATTACATAGTGCTATATCTTTTGAAAAAATTAAAGATTATACTAATGCTACTAAATTTTATAGTACATTAATTGATGTTTATCCATCTTCAGAAGAAGCAAAAATAGCAACTAAAAACAAATCAAAATTATAA
- a CDS encoding OmpA family protein: MKKIGIYSFLVAAVLFTGCSQKNVEMDGSSATEQNQSAVNNSESSLDSIDNSNVQEDTLNDTLAQKADNGYYYMINGKKVFIENIYFGFDKYKLNSEMIEKTKENAQKLADIKPTTKIKIEGNCDEWGTDEYNYALGLKRAKATKDALVSEGINADSISLVSFGESNPVCTEKNKNCWQQNRRAEHKLLP, from the coding sequence ATGAAAAAGATAGGTATTTACTCTTTTTTAGTTGCAGCTGTATTATTTACTGGTTGTAGTCAAAAAAACGTAGAAATGGACGGAAGTTCGGCAACTGAGCAAAATCAAAGTGCTGTTAATAATTCTGAGTCTAGTTTAGATAGCATCGATAACAGTAATGTACAAGAAGATACTTTAAATGATACATTAGCTCAAAAAGCAGACAATGGTTATTATTATATGATTAATGGTAAAAAAGTATTTATTGAAAATATCTATTTTGGATTTGATAAATATAAATTAAACTCAGAAATGATTGAAAAAACTAAAGAAAATGCTCAAAAACTTGCAGATATTAAACCTACAACAAAAATCAAAATTGAAGGTAATTGTGATGAGTGGGGAACTGATGAATATAACTACGCATTAGGACTTAAAAGAGCAAAAGCAACAAAAGATGCATTAGTATCTGAAGGAATTAATGCAGATTCTATCTCATTAGTAAGTTTTGGTGAAAGTAATCCTGTTTGTACAGAAAAAAACAAAAACTGTTGGCAACAAAACAGAAGAGCTGAACACAAGCTTCTACCATAA
- the tolB gene encoding Tol-Pal system protein TolB — translation MKKLIVLILCFFNLAFAVDAKLEIVKKSQNLPKIVVAIAKDSKDTTFLKKVKKVIESDLKVSGHFNVEPTYVSTNFDSKPDLYILQKNNVDLYLNIDARITGFGGIAVNTKLYDINSKVLVQNKTFSSKYEKRYPFLSHRISIAVNKYLKAPSIDWMDKFVIFSVYKDSKKADIYIGDYTLTFQKRIVSGGLNIFPKWASNEQKSYYYTTYRNNVPTLIKANLYTGKKQIVMKSEGIIIASDVSVDGSKMLITASPYGQADIYLYDINSRTKQRLTTYKGIDVGAHFVENDKKIIFVSDRLNYPNIFSKTIGQRGVQRVVYHGRNNSSATTYKNYVVYSSRDEANEFGVRTFNLYLISTKSDFLRRLTTTGVNQFPKFSADGESILHIKNINGRSYVGIIRLNYNKSFTFPLSGGKIQSIDW, via the coding sequence ATGAAAAAATTAATAGTTTTAATATTATGTTTTTTCAATTTAGCATTTGCTGTTGATGCAAAACTTGAAATTGTAAAAAAATCACAAAACTTACCAAAAATTGTTGTTGCAATTGCAAAAGATAGTAAAGATACTACATTTTTAAAAAAAGTTAAAAAAGTAATTGAAAGTGATTTAAAAGTAAGTGGTCACTTTAATGTTGAACCAACATATGTATCTACTAATTTTGATTCAAAACCTGATTTATATATTCTGCAAAAAAACAATGTTGATTTATATTTAAATATTGATGCAAGAATTACTGGTTTTGGTGGAATTGCTGTTAATACTAAACTTTATGATATAAATAGTAAAGTTTTAGTTCAAAATAAAACTTTTTCAAGTAAATATGAAAAAAGATATCCTTTTTTATCTCATAGAATATCAATTGCAGTTAATAAGTATTTAAAAGCACCATCAATTGATTGGATGGATAAATTTGTTATATTCTCTGTGTACAAAGATTCAAAAAAAGCTGATATTTATATAGGTGATTATACTTTAACTTTTCAAAAAAGAATTGTAAGTGGTGGTTTAAATATTTTCCCAAAATGGGCAAGTAATGAACAAAAAAGTTATTACTATACAACATATAGAAATAATGTACCAACGCTAATAAAAGCAAACCTTTATACAGGTAAAAAACAAATTGTAATGAAAAGTGAAGGAATTATAATTGCTTCAGATGTTAGTGTTGATGGTTCTAAAATGTTAATAACAGCATCTCCTTATGGACAAGCAGATATCTATTTATATGATATAAATAGTAGAACTAAACAAAGATTAACTACATATAAAGGAATTGATGTAGGTGCACATTTTGTTGAAAATGATAAAAAAATTATCTTTGTATCTGATAGATTAAATTATCCAAATATCTTTTCTAAAACAATAGGACAAAGAGGTGTACAAAGAGTTGTATATCACGGAAGAAATAACTCTTCAGCAACTACATACAAAAATTATGTAGTATATTCAAGTAGAGATGAAGCAAACGAATTTGGAGTAAGAACTTTTAATTTATATTTAATTTCTACAAAAAGTGATTTTTTAAGAAGATTGACAACAACTGGTGTAAATCAGTTTCCAAAATTTTCTGCTGATGGAGAATCTATTTTACATATTAAAAACATAAATGGAAGAAGTTACGTTGGAATAATTAGATTAAACTATAATAAGTCTTTTACTTTTCCTTTAAGTGGTGGTAAAATTCAATCAATTGATTGGTAA
- a CDS encoding energy transducer TonB — MLKFFSTSRNDTNFYLSGLLAFLIYILVFALFLLYIDEHDVKLYDSSKKTTVLELEVVLSDEKQNNISKMSVNKKVEEEVVKKSVSRSSEQKANIKSLFANVDTKEEKVVKEVVNNIKSSNVSSRFKSKFEREKRTSSDLNLSKMLDDVKMKKRALAIDTSSKHANDPYFSKIHEILAQRWNPIMIDDGLFAKVLIMISNSGNFDYKFLKYSTNEKFDTLLKEFLEEQKNLPYPPHNKGSSTTIEVTFKSKG, encoded by the coding sequence ATGTTAAAATTTTTTTCAACTTCTCGAAATGATACTAATTTCTATTTATCTGGACTTTTAGCTTTTCTAATTTATATATTGGTATTTGCTCTGTTTTTATTATATATTGATGAGCATGATGTAAAACTATATGATTCTTCTAAAAAAACTACTGTTTTAGAATTGGAAGTAGTTTTATCTGATGAAAAACAAAATAATATTTCAAAAATGAGTGTGAACAAAAAAGTTGAAGAAGAAGTTGTAAAAAAATCAGTTTCTAGAAGTTCTGAACAAAAAGCAAATATAAAATCACTTTTTGCAAATGTAGATACAAAAGAAGAAAAAGTTGTCAAAGAAGTAGTAAATAACATTAAATCTTCAAATGTTTCAAGTAGATTTAAATCAAAATTTGAAAGAGAAAAAAGAACAAGTAGTGATTTAAATTTATCTAAGATGTTAGATGATGTAAAAATGAAAAAAAGAGCATTAGCAATTGATACTTCATCAAAACATGCAAATGACCCATACTTTTCAAAAATTCATGAAATACTTGCGCAAAGATGGAATCCAATTATGATTGATGATGGATTATTCGCTAAAGTATTAATTATGATATCAAATAGTGGAAATTTTGATTATAAATTTTTAAAATATTCTACTAATGAAAAATTTGATACTCTTTTAAAAGAATTTTTAGAGGAACAAAAAAACTTACCTTATCCTCCACATAATAAAGGTTCAAGTACAACTATAGAAGTTACTTTCAAATCAAAAGGATAA
- a CDS encoding biopolymer transporter ExbD, with the protein MYDFNQKPELNVTPLVDIMLVLLAILMVTAPVMEFEEPVNLPSGSKSRQLQDVKKITIFINKNRQVRINKNKYDLKDFPDSFILFARSKNRNTPIHIRADKTLIYNDVMYILKTVKEAGFFKVSLITDG; encoded by the coding sequence ATGTATGATTTTAATCAAAAGCCTGAATTAAATGTTACTCCACTAGTTGATATTATGCTAGTATTACTAGCAATACTTATGGTTACTGCTCCTGTTATGGAGTTTGAAGAACCAGTTAATTTACCTAGTGGTAGTAAATCAAGACAACTACAAGATGTAAAAAAAATAACAATATTTATAAATAAAAATAGACAAGTACGTATAAATAAAAATAAATATGATTTAAAAGATTTTCCTGATAGTTTTATTTTGTTTGCAAGATCTAAAAATAGAAATACTCCTATTCATATTAGAGCAGATAAAACACTTATTTATAATGATGTGATGTATATTTTAAAAACTGTTAAAGAAGCAGGATTTTTTAAAGTATCTTTAATAACTGATGGATAA
- a CDS encoding MotA/TolQ/ExbB proton channel family protein, giving the protein MIDLILDYLGNSSAITILVLVLLSAYLVTIFWIFIYRLLALNSLILNEQKSLETLTSRGTDISPLSSLYKCSSGSSSKHILHACEISIIKDASFGISWLSIISSTAPFIGLFGTVVGILESFAKFSNQGKVGFSVIAPAISEALVATAAGIFVAIFAYTFHQILVRKVYELNTYIKAQAEILVAKG; this is encoded by the coding sequence ATGATTGATTTGATATTAGATTATCTTGGTAATAGTAGTGCTATCACAATTCTTGTGTTAGTACTACTATCTGCTTATTTAGTTACAATTTTTTGGATTTTTATATATAGATTATTAGCTTTAAATTCATTAATTCTTAATGAACAAAAATCTTTAGAGACATTAACTTCTAGAGGTACTGATATAAGTCCTTTATCATCATTATATAAATGTTCAAGTGGCTCTTCTTCAAAACATATTCTTCACGCGTGTGAAATTTCAATTATTAAAGATGCAAGTTTTGGTATATCTTGGCTATCTATTATCTCTTCTACTGCACCATTTATTGGTTTATTTGGTACTGTTGTTGGTATTTTAGAATCATTTGCTAAGTTTTCAAATCAAGGTAAAGTTGGTTTTTCTGTTATCGCACCTGCTATTAGTGAAGCATTAGTTGCAACTGCAGCTGGAATTTTTGTAGCAATATTTGCATATACATTTCATCAAATATTAGTTAGAAAAGTTTATGAATTAAATACATATATTAAGGCACAAGCTGAAATTTTAGTTGCTAAAGGCTAA
- the atpC gene encoding ATP synthase F1 subunit epsilon, producing METIRLSIVTPNGEIFNDDVKTVTLPGKEGEFGVLPGHSSLVSSLTVGVIVIEKANSTEAVAINWGHVKVNESSVDVLADGAIALTQGEDSNIAKNIEAAKDLVNSVKDSNVSVASVEAKINSFA from the coding sequence ATGGAGACAATTAGATTATCAATAGTTACACCAAATGGAGAAATCTTTAATGATGATGTAAAAACTGTAACTCTTCCTGGAAAAGAGGGAGAGTTCGGTGTTCTACCTGGACACTCATCACTTGTTTCTTCTTTAACAGTTGGTGTAATTGTTATTGAAAAAGCAAATTCTACTGAGGCTGTTGCTATAAACTGGGGACATGTTAAAGTAAATGAAAGTTCTGTTGATGTATTAGCTGATGGAGCTATTGCATTAACTCAAGGTGAAGATTCTAATATTGCTAAAAATATTGAAGCTGCAAAAGATTTAGTTAATTCTGTAAAAGATTCTAACGTATCTGTTGCTTCAGTTGAAGCAAAAATCAACTCTTTCGCATAG
- the atpD gene encoding F0F1 ATP synthase subunit beta, which yields MKGKIIQVMGPVVDVEFDGYLPEINEAIDVVFADANHDRLVLEVAAHIGDSRVRTIAMDMTEGLIRGQECNATGGPIKVPVGEAVLGRIFNVIGDPVDEGESIPEDTTRWSIHRAAPTFEEQSTKTEMFETGIKVVDLLAPYSKGGKVGLFGGAGVGKTVIIMELIHNVAFKHSGYSVFAGVGERTREGNDLYHEMKDSNVLDKVALCYGQMSEPPGARNRIALTGLTMAEYFRDEKGLDVLMFVDNIFRFAQAGSEMSALLGRIPSAVGYQPTLAREMGALQERITSTSKGSITSVQAVYVPADDLTDPAPASVFAHLDATTVLNRKIAEKGIYPAVDPLDSTSRILSSDVLGEEHYSVARGVQSLLQKYKDLQDIIAILGMDELSEADKLVVDRARKIEKFLSQPFFVAEVFTGSPGKYVELKDTIAGFKGILDGKYDDIPEMAFYMVGGIDEALAKAEEMKSK from the coding sequence ATGAAAGGTAAAATTATTCAGGTAATGGGTCCGGTTGTAGACGTAGAGTTCGACGGATATTTACCAGAAATCAATGAAGCAATTGATGTTGTTTTCGCTGATGCAAACCATGATAGATTAGTACTTGAAGTTGCTGCGCACATCGGTGATAGTAGAGTAAGAACTATTGCTATGGACATGACTGAAGGACTAATTAGAGGTCAAGAGTGTAATGCTACTGGTGGACCAATCAAAGTTCCAGTTGGTGAAGCTGTACTTGGAAGAATCTTTAACGTAATTGGTGATCCAGTTGATGAAGGTGAATCAATTCCTGAAGATACAACAAGATGGTCAATTCACAGAGCTGCTCCAACATTTGAAGAGCAATCAACTAAAACAGAAATGTTTGAAACAGGTATCAAAGTAGTTGACCTTTTAGCTCCTTATTCAAAAGGTGGTAAAGTTGGACTATTCGGTGGTGCTGGTGTTGGTAAAACAGTTATTATTATGGAACTTATCCATAATGTTGCGTTTAAACACTCAGGTTACTCAGTATTTGCTGGTGTTGGTGAAAGAACAAGAGAAGGTAATGACCTTTATCACGAAATGAAAGATTCAAACGTTCTTGACAAAGTTGCACTGTGCTATGGTCAAATGAGTGAGCCTCCAGGTGCAAGAAACAGAATTGCATTAACTGGTCTTACAATGGCAGAATACTTTAGAGATGAAAAAGGTCTTGATGTATTAATGTTCGTTGATAATATCTTTAGATTTGCTCAAGCAGGTTCTGAGATGTCAGCATTATTAGGAAGAATTCCTTCAGCTGTTGGTTACCAACCAACATTAGCAAGAGAAATGGGTGCATTACAAGAGAGAATTACATCTACTTCTAAAGGTTCTATTACTTCTGTTCAAGCAGTATATGTACCAGCGGATGACTTAACTGACCCTGCTCCTGCTTCAGTTTTTGCTCACTTAGATGCAACAACAGTACTTAACAGAAAAATTGCAGAAAAAGGTATTTACCCTGCAGTTGATCCACTAGATTCAACTTCTAGAATTTTAAGTTCTGATGTATTAGGTGAAGAGCACTACTCAGTAGCTAGAGGTGTTCAATCTTTATTACAAAAATATAAAGATTTACAAGATATTATTGCTATTCTTGGTATGGATGAATTATCAGAAGCAGATAAACTTGTAGTTGATAGAGCAAGAAAAATTGAAAAATTCTTATCACAACCATTCTTCGTAGCAGAAGTATTTACAGGAAGCCCAGGTAAATATGTTGAACTTAAAGATACAATTGCTGGATTCAAAGGTATCTTAGATGGTAAATACGATGATATTCCTGAAATGGCATTCTATATGGTTGGTGGAATTGATGAAGCTTTAGCTAAAGCAGAGGAAATGAAATCAAAATAA
- the atpG gene encoding ATP synthase F1 subunit gamma — MANLKEIKLKINSVKNTQKTTKAMKLVSSAKLTRTRQLSEQARSYAKKINEVLSDIANRVSKVHEDGNVDKAFIPNDNPKTVDIVLVTADKGLCGGFNMATIKTVNKLKAEYEAKGANVRLRAAGRKGIDFFSFQGVELSQKVGDLSSAPDYDRAAEFIGEVVEDFNNGITEKVILVYNGFLNMLTQELRVNELLPISLENAKTEENDSSMLSIEPDDDEEVLNELTAKYIDFNMYYALIDSLAAEHSARMQAMEAATNNAKDRVNSLTVEYNKARQAAITTELIEIISGVESLK; from the coding sequence ATGGCTAACTTAAAAGAGATTAAACTTAAAATTAACAGTGTTAAGAATACTCAGAAGACTACTAAAGCTATGAAGCTTGTATCTTCTGCAAAACTTACTAGAACTAGACAACTGTCTGAGCAAGCTAGAAGTTATGCAAAGAAGATAAATGAAGTTCTTTCTGATATCGCAAATCGAGTTAGCAAAGTTCATGAAGATGGTAATGTTGATAAAGCATTTATTCCAAATGACAACCCTAAAACAGTTGATATTGTTTTAGTTACTGCTGACAAAGGTCTTTGCGGTGGTTTTAATATGGCAACAATTAAAACTGTTAATAAATTAAAAGCAGAATATGAAGCAAAAGGTGCAAATGTTAGATTAAGAGCTGCAGGAAGAAAAGGAATTGATTTCTTTAGTTTCCAAGGCGTTGAGCTTTCACAAAAAGTTGGAGATTTATCTTCAGCACCTGATTACGATAGAGCTGCTGAATTTATTGGCGAAGTTGTAGAAGATTTTAATAATGGAATTACTGAAAAAGTAATTTTAGTTTATAACGGGTTCTTAAATATGCTAACTCAAGAATTAAGAGTTAATGAACTTTTACCAATCAGTTTAGAAAATGCTAAAACTGAAGAGAATGATAGTTCAATGCTTTCTATAGAACCAGATGACGATGAAGAAGTGTTAAACGAATTAACTGCAAAATATATTGATTTCAATATGTATTATGCGTTAATTGACTCTTTAGCTGCTGAACATTCTGCAAGAATGCAAGCAATGGAAGCTGCAACTAATAATGCAAAAGATAGAGTTAATAGTTTAACAGTTGAATATAATAAAGCTAGACAAGCTGCAATTACAACAGAGCTGATAGAAATTATCAGTGGTGTTGAATCATTAAAATAA
- the atpA gene encoding F0F1 ATP synthase subunit alpha gives MGAKIQADEISSIIKERIENFELNVDVNETGKIISFADGIAQVYGLKNVMAGEIVEFENGERGLASNLEESAVGVVVLGKGNGLAEGVSCKRLGRLLETPVGDAMVGRVVNALGEPIDGKGAIEAAETRFVEEKAPGIMARKSVHEPLQTGIKAIDALVPIGRGQRELIIGDRQTGKTTVAIDTILNQKSENVICIYVAIGQKSSSVANVVRTLEENGAMDYTIVVNAGASESSALQFLAPYTGVTIGEYFRDNGKHALIVYDDLSKHAVAYREMSLLLRRPPGREAFPGDVFYLHSRLLERAAKMSDNLGAGSMTALPIIETQAGDVAAYIPTNVISITDGQIFLETNLFNSGIRPAINVGLSVSRVGGAAQIKATKQVAGTLKLSLAQYRELEAFAQFASDLDESTRKELELGQRMVEVLKQGVNKPLVIEKQIVIIYAGTKGYLNDVAVNDVVKFEDELHAFFEQKYSNILESIRTKQKIDDEIESALKSALDEFKTVFSAN, from the coding sequence ATGGGTGCAAAGATTCAAGCTGATGAAATCAGTTCTATTATAAAAGAGAGAATCGAAAACTTTGAATTAAATGTAGACGTAAATGAAACTGGTAAAATCATCTCTTTTGCAGATGGTATTGCTCAAGTATACGGTCTTAAAAATGTAATGGCTGGAGAAATTGTTGAGTTTGAAAATGGTGAGAGAGGTCTTGCTTCAAACTTAGAAGAATCTGCAGTTGGTGTTGTTGTTCTTGGAAAAGGTAACGGTCTTGCAGAAGGTGTATCTTGTAAAAGATTAGGAAGACTATTAGAGACTCCAGTTGGAGACGCTATGGTTGGTAGAGTTGTAAATGCATTAGGTGAACCAATTGATGGTAAAGGTGCAATTGAAGCTGCTGAAACAAGATTTGTTGAAGAAAAAGCTCCAGGAATTATGGCTAGAAAATCTGTACATGAGCCATTACAAACTGGTATTAAAGCTATTGATGCACTAGTTCCAATCGGAAGAGGGCAAAGAGAGCTTATTATTGGTGATAGACAAACTGGTAAAACTACAGTTGCAATTGATACAATTCTTAATCAAAAATCTGAAAATGTAATTTGTATTTATGTTGCAATCGGACAAAAATCTTCTTCTGTTGCAAACGTTGTTAGAACATTAGAAGAAAATGGTGCAATGGATTATACTATTGTTGTAAATGCAGGTGCTTCTGAATCTTCTGCTTTACAATTCTTAGCTCCATATACAGGTGTTACTATTGGTGAATACTTCAGAGACAATGGTAAACACGCATTAATAGTTTATGATGACTTATCAAAACACGCAGTTGCTTATAGAGAAATGTCTTTATTATTAAGAAGACCACCAGGTAGAGAGGCGTTCCCAGGGGATGTATTCTATCTACACTCAAGATTATTAGAAAGAGCTGCAAAAATGAGTGATAATTTAGGTGCAGGTTCTATGACTGCTTTACCTATTATTGAAACTCAAGCAGGTGATGTTGCTGCATATATTCCAACAAACGTAATTTCTATTACAGATGGACAAATTTTCCTTGAAACTAACTTATTTAACTCAGGTATTAGACCTGCAATTAATGTTGGTTTATCTGTATCAAGAGTTGGTGGTGCTGCACAAATTAAAGCTACTAAACAAGTAGCTGGTACATTAAAATTATCACTTGCTCAATATAGAGAGCTTGAAGCATTCGCACAGTTCGCATCTGATCTTGATGAATCAACAAGAAAAGAACTTGAACTTGGTCAAAGAATGGTTGAAGTATTAAAACAAGGTGTTAATAAACCATTAGTTATTGAAAAACAAATTGTTATCATTTATGCTGGTACAAAAGGTTATTTAAATGATGTTGCTGTAAATGATGTTGTTAAATTCGAAGACGAATTACACGCATTCTTTGAGCAAAAATATTCAAATATTTTAGAGTCAATCAGAACTAAACAAAAAATTGATGATGAGATTGAGTCTGCATTAAAATCTGCATTAGATGAGTTTAAAACTGTATTCAGTGCAAATTAA